In Actinomyces weissii, a genomic segment contains:
- a CDS encoding vWA domain-containing protein, with protein MVNPLMPWAILILAITVGLLALRLGRTEATGQARAGELRRVANSAPFLRSPLVQRRIVRRRLLNVALLVLTIGGLITSGVLVGRPVEVSVRSEKLASRDIVLCLDVSTSVLTVDVEVLKAFHKLLDSFNGERVALVAWNQTAQTIVPLTDDYDLLREQFDEATKALDFNPVWPSQEEERLYLDTFGGTLTKSVQGSSLAGDGLASCALVFDEKRAEDRSRSIVLATDNVVQDFYGDQIYTLNEAGDMVSERGIQLFALFGYDPELASGFGADSTEKEARQELKNVTEVHGGLFYEVADPEATGGIVRRLEQDQAQILDGDSRAVVTDVPERTVYTLLLLVVVLLALMAWRRA; from the coding sequence ATGGTGAACCCCTTGATGCCCTGGGCCATCCTCATCCTGGCGATCACCGTGGGGCTGCTGGCCCTGCGGCTCGGCAGGACGGAGGCCACGGGCCAGGCGCGTGCGGGCGAGCTGCGGCGGGTCGCGAACTCGGCGCCGTTCCTGCGCTCACCGCTGGTGCAGCGGCGCATAGTGCGCCGTCGCCTGCTGAACGTGGCTCTGCTGGTGCTGACCATCGGTGGACTGATCACCTCCGGCGTACTAGTGGGGCGGCCGGTGGAGGTCTCCGTGCGCTCAGAGAAGCTGGCCAGCCGGGACATCGTCCTGTGCCTGGACGTTTCTACCTCGGTGCTGACGGTGGACGTGGAGGTGCTAAAGGCCTTCCACAAGCTGCTGGACAGCTTCAACGGTGAGCGGGTTGCGCTGGTGGCCTGGAACCAGACCGCCCAGACCATCGTGCCGCTTACGGACGACTACGACCTGCTGCGCGAGCAGTTCGACGAGGCCACCAAGGCCCTGGACTTCAACCCGGTGTGGCCCTCCCAGGAGGAGGAGCGCCTGTACCTGGACACCTTTGGGGGGACCTTGACCAAGTCGGTGCAGGGCTCCTCCCTGGCAGGAGACGGGCTGGCCTCCTGCGCCCTGGTCTTTGACGAGAAGCGGGCCGAGGACCGGTCCCGCTCGATCGTCCTGGCCACGGACAACGTGGTCCAGGACTTCTACGGGGACCAGATCTACACCCTCAACGAGGCCGGGGACATGGTGTCTGAGCGCGGTATCCAGCTGTTCGCCCTGTTCGGCTACGACCCGGAGCTGGCCTCCGGCTTCGGGGCAGACAGCACCGAGAAGGAGGCGCGCCAGGAGCTCAAGAACGTCACCGAGGTCCACGGCGGCCTGTTCTACGAGGTAGCTGACCCTGAGGCCACCGGGGGGATCGTGCGCCGCCTGGAGCAGGACCAGGCCCAGATCCTGGACGGTGACAGCCGGGCGGTGGTCACTGACGTGCCAGAGCGCACGGTCTACACGCTCCTGCTGCTGGTGGTCGTGCTGCTCGCCCTGATGGCGTGGAGGCGGGCATGA